A DNA window from Streptomyces bacillaris contains the following coding sequences:
- a CDS encoding SDR family oxidoreductase: protein MNGTGKGEGTGVLEGAVIAVAGAAGPAGRATLLRLAEAGATVVGCDANPERLAEAVDAARYAHGGATVTGETVDLFDLDAARDWAKRTEAEFGRIDGLVHLVGGWRGSPSFQETSLADWDTLEKLLIRTVQSTSLAFQEALQRSDKGRYLLISAAGAGKPTAGNAAYSASKAAAEAWTLALADAFRKEGGDDGPAAAAAILVVKALVNDAMRAERPNAKFAGFTDVKELAEAIAGVWDRPAPEVNGKRLWLTPQP, encoded by the coding sequence ATGAACGGAACAGGCAAGGGCGAGGGGACAGGTGTGCTCGAAGGTGCTGTGATCGCGGTCGCCGGAGCGGCGGGGCCCGCGGGCCGCGCGACGCTGCTGCGGCTCGCGGAGGCCGGTGCGACCGTCGTCGGCTGCGACGCCAACCCCGAGCGGCTCGCGGAAGCGGTGGACGCCGCCCGCTACGCCCACGGCGGTGCGACCGTCACCGGCGAGACCGTCGACCTCTTCGACCTCGACGCGGCCCGGGACTGGGCCAAGCGGACCGAGGCCGAGTTCGGGCGGATCGACGGCCTGGTCCACCTCGTCGGCGGCTGGCGCGGCAGCCCCAGCTTCCAGGAGACCAGCCTCGCGGACTGGGACACCCTGGAGAAGCTGCTGATCCGCACCGTCCAGTCCACCTCGCTCGCCTTCCAAGAGGCTCTCCAGCGCAGCGACAAGGGCCGGTATCTGCTGATCAGCGCCGCGGGCGCCGGCAAGCCCACCGCGGGCAACGCCGCCTACTCCGCCTCCAAGGCCGCCGCCGAGGCCTGGACCCTCGCCCTCGCGGACGCCTTCCGCAAGGAGGGGGGCGACGACGGCCCCGCCGCGGCGGCTGCGATCCTGGTGGTCAAGGCACTGGTGAACGACGCCATGCGCGCCGAGCGCCCGAATGCGAAGTTCGCGGGCTTCACCGACGTCAAGGAGCTGGCCGAGGCCATCGCCGGCGTCTGGGACCGGCCCGCCCCCGAAGTGAACGGAAAGCGCCTGTGGCTGACCCCGCAACCGTGA